One genomic segment of Acidobacteriota bacterium includes these proteins:
- a CDS encoding peptidylprolyl isomerase, which yields MANPTATFETSLGTFKAEIFLDQMPITAENFISLAKSGFYDGLHFHRVIKDFMIQFGCPHSSDPDSPRCGTGGPPHGTIADEHPEDAKISNEPGTLSMANTGRPNSGGSQFFINTKHNSFLDWFSPGQSKHPVFGKLIEGMDVVEAIESSKTSAQDRPLTPVKVERITIEDS from the coding sequence ATGGCCAACCCGACCGCGACGTTCGAGACTTCCCTGGGTACTTTCAAGGCCGAGATCTTTCTTGACCAGATGCCCATTACCGCCGAAAACTTCATCTCGCTGGCAAAGAGCGGCTTTTATGACGGGCTTCATTTCCACCGGGTCATCAAGGACTTCATGATCCAGTTCGGCTGCCCCCACTCTTCGGACCCGGACAGCCCGCGCTGCGGCACGGGAGGCCCTCCGCACGGCACGATTGCCGACGAACACCCGGAGGACGCGAAGATCTCGAACGAACCCGGCACCCTGTCGATGGCGAACACCGGACGACCCAACAGCGGCGGGTCGCAGTTCTTCATCAACACCAAGCACAACAGCTTCCTCGACTGGTTTTCGCCCGGTCAATCGAAGCATCCCGTCTTCGGCAAGCTGATCGAAGGCATGGATGTGGTCGAGGCCATCGAGTCCTCGAAGACGAGTGCACAGGACCGGCCGCTGACCCCGGTCAAGGTAGAGCGGATCACCATCGAAGACTCGTGA